In a single window of the Caloenas nicobarica isolate bCalNic1 chromosome 8, bCalNic1.hap1, whole genome shotgun sequence genome:
- the ABCC5 gene encoding ATP-binding cassette sub-family C member 5 isoform X5, protein MKDIDIGKEYIIPSPGYRSVRERANSVQHEEQEGSKFQHAKHKIECQDALEAAARAEGLPLDTSVHSQLRMLNEEHHKGKYHHGLNALKPIRTTSKHQHPIDNAGLFSCMTFSWLTPLAHRAYKKGELFMDDVWSLSRHESSDVNCRRLERLWQEELKEVGPDDASLRRVVWIFCRTRLIISIVCLMITQLAGFSGPNSYLQNLF, encoded by the exons ATGAAAGACATCGACATAGGAAAAGAGTACATTATACCCAGTCCTGGGTATAGAAGTGTGAGGGAGAGAGCCAACTCAGTGCAGCATGAAGAGCAGGAAGGGTCAAAATTTCAGCATGCTAAACATAAG ATTGAATGCCAGGATGCCTTGGAAGCAGCTGCTCGGGCAGAGGGGCTGCCACTGGACACCTCTGTGCATTCCCAGCTGAGAATGCTGAACGAGGAGCATCACAAGGGCAAATACCACCATGGCCTGAATGCGCTGAAACCCATACGGACTACTTCCAA acacCAGCACCCTATTGATAATGCTGGGCTCTTCTCCTGCATGACCTTCTCCTGGCTCACTCCTTTGGCCCACAGAGCATACAAGAAAGGAGAGTTGTTTATGGATGATGTGTGGTCTTTATCAAGGCATGAGTCTTCAGATGTCAATTGCAGAAG GCTGGAGAGATTGTGGcaggaagaactgaaagaagTTGGGCCTGATGATGCTTCTCTCCGGAGGGTTGTGTGGATTTTCTGCCGCACCAGGCTCATCATTTCCATAGTGTGTCTGATGATCACGCAGCTCGCGGGTTTTAGTGGACCA AACTCTTATTTGCAAAACCTGTTTTAG
- the ABCC5 gene encoding ATP-binding cassette sub-family C member 5 isoform X4 has protein sequence MKDIDIGKEYIIPSPGYRSVRERANSVQHEEQEGSKFQHAKHKIECQDALEAAARAEGLPLDTSVHSQLRMLNEEHHKGKYHHGLNALKPIRTTSKHQHPIDNAGLFSCMTFSWLTPLAHRAYKKGELFMDDVWSLSRHESSDVNCRRLERLWQEELKEVGPDDASLRRVVWIFCRTRLIISIVCLMITQLAGFSGPECFANVLLTLPLYNCRRSL, from the exons ATGAAAGACATCGACATAGGAAAAGAGTACATTATACCCAGTCCTGGGTATAGAAGTGTGAGGGAGAGAGCCAACTCAGTGCAGCATGAAGAGCAGGAAGGGTCAAAATTTCAGCATGCTAAACATAAG ATTGAATGCCAGGATGCCTTGGAAGCAGCTGCTCGGGCAGAGGGGCTGCCACTGGACACCTCTGTGCATTCCCAGCTGAGAATGCTGAACGAGGAGCATCACAAGGGCAAATACCACCATGGCCTGAATGCGCTGAAACCCATACGGACTACTTCCAA acacCAGCACCCTATTGATAATGCTGGGCTCTTCTCCTGCATGACCTTCTCCTGGCTCACTCCTTTGGCCCACAGAGCATACAAGAAAGGAGAGTTGTTTATGGATGATGTGTGGTCTTTATCAAGGCATGAGTCTTCAGATGTCAATTGCAGAAG GCTGGAGAGATTGTGGcaggaagaactgaaagaagTTGGGCCTGATGATGCTTCTCTCCGGAGGGTTGTGTGGATTTTCTGCCGCACCAGGCTCATCATTTCCATAGTGTGTCTGATGATCACGCAGCTCGCGGGTTTTAGTGGACCA GAATGTTTTGCAAATGTCCTTCTCACTCTTCCCCTCTACAACTGTAG GCGTTCGTTGTGA
- the ABCC5 gene encoding ATP-binding cassette sub-family C member 5 isoform X6 — translation MKDIDIGKEYIIPSPGYRSVRERANSVQHEEQEGSKFQHAKHKIECQDALEAAARAEGLPLDTSVHSQLRMLNEEHHKGKYHHGLNALKPIRTTSKHQHPIDNAGLFSCMTFSWLTPLAHRAYKKGELFMDDVWSLSRHESSDVNCRRLERLWQEELKEVGPDDASLRRVVWIFCRTRLIISIVCLMITQLAGFSGPKKK, via the exons ATGAAAGACATCGACATAGGAAAAGAGTACATTATACCCAGTCCTGGGTATAGAAGTGTGAGGGAGAGAGCCAACTCAGTGCAGCATGAAGAGCAGGAAGGGTCAAAATTTCAGCATGCTAAACATAAG ATTGAATGCCAGGATGCCTTGGAAGCAGCTGCTCGGGCAGAGGGGCTGCCACTGGACACCTCTGTGCATTCCCAGCTGAGAATGCTGAACGAGGAGCATCACAAGGGCAAATACCACCATGGCCTGAATGCGCTGAAACCCATACGGACTACTTCCAA acacCAGCACCCTATTGATAATGCTGGGCTCTTCTCCTGCATGACCTTCTCCTGGCTCACTCCTTTGGCCCACAGAGCATACAAGAAAGGAGAGTTGTTTATGGATGATGTGTGGTCTTTATCAAGGCATGAGTCTTCAGATGTCAATTGCAGAAG GCTGGAGAGATTGTGGcaggaagaactgaaagaagTTGGGCCTGATGATGCTTCTCTCCGGAGGGTTGTGTGGATTTTCTGCCGCACCAGGCTCATCATTTCCATAGTGTGTCTGATGATCACGCAGCTCGCGGGTTTTAGTGGACCA aaaaaaaaatga
- the ABCC5 gene encoding ATP-binding cassette sub-family C member 5 isoform X3, translating into MKDIDIGKEYIIPSPGYRSVRERANSVQHEEQEGSKFQHAKHKIECQDALEAAARAEGLPLDTSVHSQLRMLNEEHHKGKYHHGLNALKPIRTTSKHQHPIDNAGLFSCMTFSWLTPLAHRAYKKGELFMDDVWSLSRHESSDVNCRRLERLWQEELKEVGPDDASLRRVVWIFCRTRLIISIVCLMITQLAGFSGPHSLQEVERNDYIKALLKLM; encoded by the exons ATGAAAGACATCGACATAGGAAAAGAGTACATTATACCCAGTCCTGGGTATAGAAGTGTGAGGGAGAGAGCCAACTCAGTGCAGCATGAAGAGCAGGAAGGGTCAAAATTTCAGCATGCTAAACATAAG ATTGAATGCCAGGATGCCTTGGAAGCAGCTGCTCGGGCAGAGGGGCTGCCACTGGACACCTCTGTGCATTCCCAGCTGAGAATGCTGAACGAGGAGCATCACAAGGGCAAATACCACCATGGCCTGAATGCGCTGAAACCCATACGGACTACTTCCAA acacCAGCACCCTATTGATAATGCTGGGCTCTTCTCCTGCATGACCTTCTCCTGGCTCACTCCTTTGGCCCACAGAGCATACAAGAAAGGAGAGTTGTTTATGGATGATGTGTGGTCTTTATCAAGGCATGAGTCTTCAGATGTCAATTGCAGAAG GCTGGAGAGATTGTGGcaggaagaactgaaagaagTTGGGCCTGATGATGCTTCTCTCCGGAGGGTTGTGTGGATTTTCTGCCGCACCAGGCTCATCATTTCCATAGTGTGTCTGATGATCACGCAGCTCGCGGGTTTTAGTGGACCA CACAGTCTTCAAGAAGTGGAACGAAACGATTATATTAAAGCACTACTTAAACTAATGTGA
- the ABCC5 gene encoding ATP-binding cassette sub-family C member 5 isoform X2 — protein MKDIDIGKEYIIPSPGYRSVRERANSVQHEEQEGSKFQHAKHKIECQDALEAAARAEGLPLDTSVHSQLRMLNEEHHKGKYHHGLNALKPIRTTSKHQHPIDNAGLFSCMTFSWLTPLAHRAYKKGELFMDDVWSLSRHESSDVNCRRLERLWQEELKEVGPDDASLRRVVWIFCRTRLIISIVCLMITQLAGFSGPECFANVLLTLPLYNCRYIVPFYQISTFEANQR, from the exons ATGAAAGACATCGACATAGGAAAAGAGTACATTATACCCAGTCCTGGGTATAGAAGTGTGAGGGAGAGAGCCAACTCAGTGCAGCATGAAGAGCAGGAAGGGTCAAAATTTCAGCATGCTAAACATAAG ATTGAATGCCAGGATGCCTTGGAAGCAGCTGCTCGGGCAGAGGGGCTGCCACTGGACACCTCTGTGCATTCCCAGCTGAGAATGCTGAACGAGGAGCATCACAAGGGCAAATACCACCATGGCCTGAATGCGCTGAAACCCATACGGACTACTTCCAA acacCAGCACCCTATTGATAATGCTGGGCTCTTCTCCTGCATGACCTTCTCCTGGCTCACTCCTTTGGCCCACAGAGCATACAAGAAAGGAGAGTTGTTTATGGATGATGTGTGGTCTTTATCAAGGCATGAGTCTTCAGATGTCAATTGCAGAAG GCTGGAGAGATTGTGGcaggaagaactgaaagaagTTGGGCCTGATGATGCTTCTCTCCGGAGGGTTGTGTGGATTTTCTGCCGCACCAGGCTCATCATTTCCATAGTGTGTCTGATGATCACGCAGCTCGCGGGTTTTAGTGGACCA GAATGTTTTGCAAATGTCCTTCTCACTCTTCCCCTCTACAACTGTAGGTACATTGTTCCTTTTTATCAAATAAGCACGTTTGAAGCAAAccaaagataa